The following are encoded in a window of Salinibacter ruber DSM 13855 genomic DNA:
- a CDS encoding MFS transporter translates to MAPADDAEGSARSPSASSDSSPLAELDVWLLFAVTLVGVGNVSGVSPAFPQVVDVLGISRVQVGWVVTVYSLPGLLSAPLAGIGADRLGRKRVLVPTLFVFGIAGGACALARSFPVLLVLRAVQGFAAAPLVGLAITIIGDRYDGATRAAVVGYNATALNVGTAAFPAVGGMLAAIAWYVPFALPLLALPVGTAVAWKLEAPAVDGRSSAEGFRGYLRTVGARLRDRRVFGLLAVNLGIFVLIFGAFLTYVPELVETRFGASSVVSGVVLAAASVSSALVATQIGRLATWIPPRRLIQGSIVIDGVALVLMPLAPGVWGVGMASLFYGVAQGLNQPALQTRLTELSSEASRGVILSLNGTILRLGQAGGPLLMGLALALGGIEAVFYAAGGVAFLVGLAALWLLSAE, encoded by the coding sequence ATGGCACCTGCCGACGACGCCGAGGGCTCCGCTCGTTCCCCGAGCGCGTCGTCGGACTCTTCACCCCTCGCTGAACTCGACGTTTGGCTGCTCTTTGCCGTCACGCTGGTCGGAGTCGGCAATGTGTCCGGGGTGTCGCCCGCCTTTCCGCAGGTCGTCGACGTGCTCGGCATTTCGCGGGTCCAGGTGGGCTGGGTCGTAACGGTCTATTCGCTCCCGGGCCTCCTGAGTGCCCCCCTCGCGGGCATCGGCGCCGACCGCCTGGGACGGAAGCGGGTGCTGGTGCCCACGCTGTTCGTGTTTGGGATCGCCGGCGGGGCGTGCGCCCTGGCCCGGTCGTTTCCCGTCTTGCTCGTCCTGCGGGCCGTGCAGGGGTTCGCCGCGGCGCCGCTGGTCGGGCTCGCCATTACGATCATTGGCGACCGGTACGACGGCGCGACGCGGGCCGCGGTGGTCGGCTACAACGCCACGGCCCTCAACGTGGGGACGGCGGCCTTCCCGGCCGTGGGCGGAATGCTGGCGGCCATCGCGTGGTACGTGCCGTTCGCGCTCCCGCTTCTCGCCCTTCCAGTGGGGACGGCGGTGGCGTGGAAGCTGGAGGCCCCGGCGGTCGACGGTCGGTCGAGTGCGGAGGGCTTTCGGGGCTACCTCCGGACGGTGGGGGCGCGCCTGCGGGATCGACGGGTCTTCGGCCTGCTCGCCGTCAACCTCGGCATCTTTGTCCTGATCTTCGGCGCCTTCCTCACGTACGTGCCGGAGCTCGTCGAGACCCGCTTCGGCGCCTCGTCCGTCGTGTCGGGGGTGGTGCTGGCCGCGGCGTCGGTGTCGAGCGCCCTGGTGGCGACCCAGATTGGACGCCTGGCGACCTGGATCCCGCCCCGTCGCCTCATCCAGGGATCCATCGTGATCGACGGGGTGGCGCTTGTCCTCATGCCGCTGGCGCCCGGCGTGTGGGGCGTCGGGATGGCGTCGCTGTTCTACGGCGTGGCACAGGGCCTCAACCAGCCGGCCCTGCAGACCCGGCTGACCGAGCTGTCGTCGGAGGCCTCCCGCGGTGTGATTCTGTCCCTCAACGGCACGATCCTGCGCCTTGGGCAGGCCGGGGGGCCGCTCCTGATGGGCCTGGCGCTCGCGCTGGGCGGCATCGAGGCGGTGTTCTACGCGGCCGGGGGCGTGGCCTTCCTGGTGGGGCTCGCGGCGCTGTGGCTCCTCAGCGCGGAGTAG
- a CDS encoding alcohol dehydrogenase, with translation MQAARIPSAGADFEIVDLPVPDPDAHEVRVRVEACGICHSDAFVKEGTFPGLEYPRVPGHEVAGVVDAVGTDVTQWSEGDRVGVGWHGGHCFTCDACRTGDFVNCENGLVTGIHYDGGYAEYMTAPAEAVAKMPEALAAEDAAPLLCAGITTFNALRNQDLQPGDLVAVQGIGGLGHLGVQYAAAMGLEVVALSTSADKEELAHDLGASHFVDVSSTDPAEALQHQGGADLILATAPNADAITSVVGGLGRDGDLVIVAATGEAVEVPPMALIQGRKSVSGWPSGDAKDSEDTLAFSAQAEALPEIETFSLEEAGAAYDRMINNEARFRAVLTMDH, from the coding sequence ATGCAAGCCGCCCGCATTCCCAGTGCCGGGGCCGACTTTGAAATCGTTGACCTTCCTGTGCCCGACCCCGACGCCCACGAGGTGCGCGTTCGCGTCGAGGCGTGTGGCATCTGTCACAGCGACGCCTTCGTGAAGGAGGGCACGTTCCCCGGCCTCGAATACCCTCGCGTGCCGGGGCACGAGGTCGCCGGGGTGGTCGACGCCGTGGGAACGGATGTCACCCAGTGGTCGGAGGGCGACCGCGTGGGGGTCGGCTGGCACGGCGGCCACTGCTTCACCTGCGACGCCTGTCGCACGGGCGACTTTGTGAACTGCGAGAACGGCCTCGTGACCGGCATCCACTACGACGGCGGCTACGCCGAGTACATGACCGCCCCCGCCGAGGCCGTGGCGAAGATGCCGGAGGCCCTGGCCGCCGAAGACGCCGCGCCCCTGCTCTGCGCCGGCATCACCACGTTCAACGCGCTTCGCAATCAGGACCTGCAGCCCGGCGACCTCGTCGCGGTGCAGGGCATCGGCGGACTGGGCCACCTGGGCGTGCAGTACGCCGCGGCGATGGGCCTGGAGGTGGTGGCGCTCTCCACGAGTGCCGACAAGGAAGAACTGGCCCACGACCTCGGGGCCTCCCACTTCGTTGACGTCTCGAGCACCGACCCGGCCGAGGCGCTCCAGCACCAGGGCGGGGCCGACCTCATCCTGGCCACCGCCCCAAACGCCGACGCCATCACGTCGGTCGTCGGCGGGCTGGGCCGCGACGGGGACCTCGTGATCGTCGCCGCGACGGGAGAGGCGGTCGAGGTCCCGCCGATGGCGCTCATTCAGGGCCGCAAGTCGGTCTCCGGCTGGCCCAGCGGCGACGCGAAGGACTCGGAGGACACGCTCGCGTTCAGCGCGCAGGCCGAGGCGCTGCCCGAGATTGAGACCTTCTCTCTAGAGGAGGCCGGGGCCGCCTACGACCGCATGATCAACAATGAGGCCCGCTTCCGCGCGGTCCTCACGATGGACCATTAG
- the ribD gene encoding bifunctional diaminohydroxyphosphoribosylaminopyrimidine deaminase/5-amino-6-(5-phosphoribosylamino)uracil reductase RibD: MTADGLAAPDLRHGNVPPVDDTGHVPWMKRCLDLARTGAGTVSPNPMVGAVLLAPDGTVLGEGAHRTYGGPHAEARALQAAEQQHSPAALQNATLYVNLEPCRHHGKTPPCTDLIVEKNVPRVVVGTVDPFPQAQGRGIRQLREQGVEVEVGVHEHACRRLNEAFFHHVDTGRPLVTLKTAQTLDGRIATRTGDSQWITGEAARTLVHQWRAELDGILVGRGTAAHDDPRLTVRHVDGPQPLRLVLDRKGTLSPDRTLFTDAHADDTVAVVGDDRPRPDYAGPLTNRGGAILRVPETDDAHLDLHALLQRLGTDAGRDAEPLQSLLVEAGPGLATALFRQDLVDRFFCFVAPKVLGDGRPALHDLGITEMDGALTFAEQAWATVGADVLLRGYRRTV, encoded by the coding sequence ATGACCGCCGACGGACTCGCCGCCCCCGACCTACGCCACGGAAACGTTCCCCCTGTGGACGACACCGGACACGTGCCCTGGATGAAACGGTGCCTGGATCTGGCCCGGACGGGGGCGGGCACGGTGAGTCCAAACCCGATGGTGGGCGCCGTCCTCCTGGCCCCGGACGGCACCGTACTGGGAGAGGGCGCCCACCGGACCTACGGCGGCCCTCACGCCGAGGCCCGTGCCCTCCAGGCCGCCGAGCAGCAGCACAGCCCCGCCGCCCTCCAGAACGCCACCCTCTACGTCAATCTAGAGCCCTGTCGCCACCACGGCAAGACGCCGCCCTGCACCGACCTGATTGTTGAAAAGAACGTCCCTCGTGTCGTGGTGGGGACGGTCGACCCGTTTCCGCAGGCCCAGGGCCGCGGCATTCGACAGTTGCGCGAGCAGGGGGTAGAGGTGGAGGTGGGCGTCCACGAGCACGCCTGCCGCCGCCTCAACGAGGCCTTCTTCCACCACGTCGACACCGGACGTCCGCTCGTCACGCTCAAGACGGCCCAGACGCTGGACGGGCGCATCGCCACCCGCACGGGCGACAGCCAGTGGATCACGGGCGAGGCGGCCCGCACGCTCGTTCACCAGTGGCGGGCGGAACTGGACGGCATTCTCGTGGGCCGCGGCACCGCCGCACACGACGACCCCCGCCTCACGGTGCGTCACGTGGACGGCCCCCAGCCGCTCCGCCTCGTCCTCGACCGCAAGGGCACGCTCTCGCCCGACCGGACCCTCTTCACCGACGCCCACGCCGACGATACGGTCGCCGTCGTGGGCGACGACCGCCCTCGCCCCGACTACGCCGGCCCGCTGACCAACCGTGGGGGCGCCATCCTGCGCGTCCCCGAAACGGACGATGCCCACCTCGACCTCCATGCCCTCCTCCAGCGCCTCGGCACCGACGCCGGCCGCGACGCGGAGCCGCTCCAGTCGCTCCTGGTGGAAGCCGGGCCGGGCCTCGCGACGGCCCTCTTCCGGCAGGACCTCGTGGACCGCTTCTTCTGCTTCGTCGCGCCGAAGGTTTTGGGGGACGGGCGGCCTGCACTCCACGACCTCGGCATCACGGAGATGGACGGGGCCCTCACGTTTGCCGAGCAGGCGTGGGCGACCGTGGGGGCGGACGTGCTCCTGCGCGGCTACCGGCGCACCGTGTAG
- a CDS encoding DUF2207 domain-containing protein, with protein sequence MSGSSILRLSVVALLLAAGPAAAQEQQYVLSEMDVTVHVRPDGGYEVQESIAYDFQQGAFSRAYRSVVREDAGALRAVAVTSPETSVDSVRTGETDGVRQVWWSFPDRSAPARFDVQYVLDEALYERGGRNVARLDVMADGAVVPTRTVDVQVILPAAFDLQRGDVVLRPDAGTVRREAGRIVASFHRDRVEEGDDLSVEVSFPKQAAGEHLPTTADFLLGLFLVVVGGAAGGVAA encoded by the coding sequence ATGTCCGGCTCCTCCATTCTTCGTCTTTCAGTTGTTGCATTGCTTCTCGCCGCAGGGCCCGCCGCGGCCCAGGAACAGCAGTACGTGCTGTCGGAGATGGACGTCACCGTCCACGTGCGGCCCGATGGCGGCTACGAGGTGCAGGAGTCGATTGCGTACGATTTCCAACAAGGGGCTTTTTCGCGGGCGTACCGATCGGTCGTGCGGGAGGATGCGGGCGCCCTTCGGGCCGTGGCGGTGACCAGTCCGGAAACGTCCGTCGACTCGGTTCGGACTGGGGAGACAGACGGTGTGCGCCAGGTCTGGTGGTCGTTTCCGGACCGCTCCGCGCCGGCCCGGTTCGATGTACAGTACGTCCTGGACGAGGCGCTCTACGAACGGGGCGGCCGCAACGTGGCCCGACTCGACGTAATGGCCGACGGGGCCGTCGTGCCCACCCGAACCGTGGACGTGCAGGTGATCCTCCCGGCGGCCTTCGACCTGCAGCGAGGCGACGTTGTGCTCCGTCCGGACGCGGGGACCGTGCGACGAGAGGCCGGCCGGATTGTGGCGTCGTTCCACCGCGATCGCGTAGAGGAGGGGGACGACCTCTCGGTCGAGGTGTCGTTTCCGAAACAGGCGGCCGGCGAGCACCTGCCGACGACCGCAGATTTTCTCCTCGGGCTGTTTCTCGTGGTCGTGGGCGGTGCCGCGGGGGGCGTTGCTGCGTAG
- a CDS encoding APC family permease codes for MTTPDRTPVKVGLLTAASLVVANMVGTGIFTSVGFQVEYLDSPFALLMLWAVGGVISLCGALTYGELGAALPRSGGEYHLISELYHPSLGFIAGWISATLGFAGPTALAAIAFGDYTTAVFPSLSSTHLAAGIVLLCSAIHATSITWGSWFQNAFTALKVLLILVFVGAAVRADPTHSITVAPSGDGLNELLSPGFAVSLVFVSYAYAGWNAAIYIVGEIRDPQRNLPLSLVLGTALVTVLYVLLNFVFLYTVPAQEMAGEVEVGFLAGSVIFGDAGGEVMSLFIALLLISTVSALVYLGPRVTQAMGEDAPALRWLAVTNDRGIPVNSILFQLGLALLFIYTSTFDQVLVYAGFTLILSTMVTVAGVFVLRWRRPEIDRPYTTWGYPVTPLLFLAANAWILVYVFLDRPTESLIGLGIVAVGAALYFASQWGAPDEAPVSGPRP; via the coding sequence ATGACCACGCCCGACCGCACGCCCGTCAAAGTGGGCCTGCTGACCGCCGCTTCGCTCGTAGTGGCCAACATGGTCGGCACCGGCATTTTCACCAGCGTCGGGTTTCAGGTGGAGTACCTGGACTCCCCCTTCGCGCTCCTCATGCTGTGGGCGGTAGGGGGCGTCATCTCGCTCTGCGGGGCCCTCACCTACGGGGAGCTGGGCGCCGCCCTTCCCCGCTCCGGGGGCGAGTACCATCTCATCTCGGAGTTGTACCACCCCTCGCTCGGCTTCATTGCCGGGTGGATCTCGGCGACACTCGGCTTTGCGGGGCCCACCGCACTCGCCGCCATTGCCTTTGGGGACTACACCACCGCGGTCTTCCCGAGCCTGTCGTCCACCCACCTGGCGGCCGGCATCGTGCTCCTCTGCTCCGCCATCCACGCCACGAGCATCACGTGGGGCAGCTGGTTCCAGAACGCGTTTACGGCCCTGAAGGTGCTGCTCATCCTCGTCTTCGTGGGCGCGGCCGTTCGGGCCGACCCGACGCACAGCATCACGGTCGCCCCCAGCGGAGACGGCCTAAACGAGCTCCTGAGCCCCGGCTTCGCCGTGTCGCTGGTGTTCGTGTCGTACGCCTATGCCGGGTGGAACGCTGCCATCTACATTGTCGGGGAGATTCGGGATCCCCAGCGCAACCTGCCGCTCTCGCTGGTGCTGGGCACCGCGCTCGTGACGGTCCTCTACGTGCTGCTCAACTTCGTCTTCCTATACACGGTGCCCGCCCAGGAGATGGCCGGGGAGGTGGAGGTGGGCTTTCTCGCCGGCTCCGTCATCTTCGGGGACGCAGGGGGCGAGGTGATGTCGCTGTTTATCGCCCTGCTTCTGATCTCCACCGTGAGCGCCCTCGTCTACCTGGGGCCGCGCGTCACCCAGGCGATGGGCGAGGACGCCCCCGCGCTCCGCTGGCTCGCGGTCACCAACGACCGGGGGATTCCCGTCAATTCCATTCTGTTCCAGCTGGGCCTCGCCCTCCTCTTCATTTACACGTCCACCTTCGACCAGGTGCTCGTGTACGCCGGCTTTACGCTCATCCTGTCGACGATGGTGACGGTCGCCGGGGTGTTCGTCCTCCGCTGGCGCCGGCCCGAGATCGATCGCCCGTACACGACGTGGGGCTACCCGGTGACGCCGCTCCTCTTCCTGGCGGCGAACGCCTGGATCCTCGTGTACGTGTTTCTCGACCGCCCCACCGAGTCGCTGATCGGGCTCGGCATCGTGGCCGTAGGAGCAGCCCTCTACTTTGCCAGCCAGTGGGGCGCCCCGGACGAGGCCCCGGTCTCCGGACCCCGCCCGTAG
- a CDS encoding putative signal transducing protein, with product MSNASLVTVARYASTGEARLAKTQLEDAGIPCMLANADQSGLTPMFDATEGGVQAKVPANRADEARNVLDLPE from the coding sequence GTGTCGAACGCGTCCCTCGTTACCGTCGCCCGCTACGCCTCGACGGGCGAGGCCCGGCTCGCCAAGACGCAGCTCGAAGACGCGGGGATCCCGTGCATGCTCGCAAACGCAGACCAGTCCGGCCTCACGCCGATGTTTGACGCCACGGAAGGGGGCGTGCAGGCAAAAGTGCCTGCCAATCGCGCAGACGAGGCCCGGAACGTGCTTGACCTCCCCGAATGA
- a CDS encoding riboflavin synthase, which produces MFTGIIEEVGTLTAVESLGSDRAGKRLTIEADLAPELHVDQSVSIDGACQTVVDVDPDASTFAVDSIEETLRKTTFSDLEAGAPVNLERALQAGDRLDGHFVQGHVDATGTITDVEREETDWLYTIQFDPQHAAYLIPVGSVSVDGISLTVARLDEDAFTVAIIPHTHAVTNVAETWTEGAAVNLEFDLIGKYVARSFTASGETPDPEALAKTWMSD; this is translated from the coding sequence ATGTTTACCGGCATCATCGAAGAAGTCGGCACGCTCACGGCAGTCGAGTCCCTCGGCAGCGACCGTGCGGGCAAGCGGCTTACGATCGAAGCGGACCTCGCCCCCGAGCTCCACGTCGACCAGAGCGTGTCGATCGACGGCGCGTGCCAGACCGTCGTCGACGTCGACCCGGACGCCTCCACCTTCGCCGTCGACAGCATCGAGGAGACCCTGCGCAAGACGACCTTTAGCGACTTGGAGGCGGGCGCCCCGGTCAACCTGGAGCGCGCCCTGCAGGCCGGCGACCGGCTCGACGGCCACTTCGTGCAGGGCCACGTCGACGCCACCGGCACCATCACGGACGTGGAGCGGGAGGAGACCGACTGGCTCTACACGATTCAGTTCGACCCGCAGCACGCCGCGTACTTGATCCCGGTCGGGTCCGTCTCCGTGGACGGCATCAGCCTCACGGTGGCCCGCCTCGACGAGGACGCGTTCACCGTCGCCATCATCCCGCACACCCACGCGGTCACGAACGTGGCGGAAACGTGGACGGAGGGGGCGGCGGTCAACCTGGAGTTCGACCTGATCGGCAAGTATGTGGCCCGCAGCTTCACCGCCAGCGGCGAGACGCCCGATCCGGAGGCGCTGGCAAAGACGTGGATGTCCGATTAG
- a CDS encoding alpha-amylase family glycosyl hydrolase, whose amino-acid sequence MPHRPVLLALASALAIGLVGCASPSNESASPSIDGVGEPAWVQDATVYEVFVPDASAEGTFQGLIGRLDEIQAMGVNTLWLMPIHPIGEKRRKSDIGALGSPYSIRDYYDVNPDYGTKEDFRALVDSVHARDMHIIIDLVANHTAWDHPWLDEHPDMYSDGPINGFTVPVLNGDTTNWTDVVELDFENPRTRQEMIDVMQYWVREFNIDGYRADVAHAVPLDFWENAIDSVEARKEVLMLAEAARPEMHEVGFDQTYAWPFYGALKRVWEEDAPVRTLATQVDTTLANLPEAARRLRFTTNHDETMWDAPPPALFDGLEGSTAAFVLATSMPGAPLVYNGQELGVTDSVSFFARTPYDWSQTPDVRRFYRDYLRLYGDSPALRTGALTVHTPDAEDVLVYERATDTDSLLVAVNVRDASREVSLPDGYADAPLTDASTGASVEGATMTLEGYDYRVLRRATAE is encoded by the coding sequence ATGCCCCACCGCCCGGTTCTTCTCGCGCTCGCATCCGCACTCGCGATCGGCCTCGTCGGATGCGCGAGCCCGTCGAACGAGTCCGCCTCCCCCTCCATTGACGGGGTGGGCGAGCCGGCCTGGGTGCAGGACGCCACCGTCTACGAGGTGTTCGTCCCGGACGCCTCCGCGGAGGGCACCTTCCAGGGACTCATCGGGCGGCTCGACGAGATTCAGGCGATGGGCGTCAACACGCTCTGGCTCATGCCCATCCACCCGATCGGCGAAAAGCGGCGCAAGAGCGACATCGGGGCGCTCGGGTCCCCGTACTCGATTCGGGACTACTACGACGTGAATCCGGACTACGGAACGAAAGAAGACTTCCGGGCGCTCGTGGATTCGGTGCACGCCCGGGATATGCACATCATCATCGACCTGGTGGCCAATCACACGGCCTGGGACCACCCGTGGCTGGACGAGCACCCGGACATGTACAGCGACGGGCCTATCAATGGCTTTACGGTGCCTGTCCTGAACGGCGACACGACCAACTGGACGGACGTGGTGGAGCTCGACTTTGAGAATCCGCGGACGCGGCAGGAGATGATCGACGTCATGCAGTACTGGGTTCGCGAGTTTAACATTGACGGCTACCGGGCCGACGTGGCCCACGCGGTGCCGCTCGACTTCTGGGAGAACGCGATTGACTCGGTGGAGGCCCGCAAGGAGGTGCTGATGCTGGCGGAGGCGGCGAGGCCAGAAATGCATGAAGTAGGCTTCGACCAGACGTACGCCTGGCCGTTTTACGGCGCGCTGAAGCGGGTGTGGGAGGAGGACGCCCCCGTCCGCACCCTCGCCACGCAGGTTGACACCACCCTTGCCAATCTGCCGGAGGCGGCCCGGCGCCTACGCTTCACCACGAACCACGACGAGACGATGTGGGACGCCCCTCCGCCCGCCCTCTTCGACGGCCTGGAGGGCTCGACGGCGGCGTTCGTGCTTGCGACGAGCATGCCCGGAGCGCCGCTGGTCTACAACGGCCAGGAGCTGGGCGTGACCGATTCGGTGTCCTTCTTTGCCCGCACGCCGTACGACTGGTCGCAGACGCCCGATGTCCGACGCTTCTACCGTGATTACCTCCGGCTGTACGGCGACAGCCCGGCCCTGCGGACCGGGGCCCTGACGGTGCACACCCCGGATGCCGAGGACGTGCTGGTGTACGAGCGGGCGACCGACACGGACAGCCTGCTCGTTGCGGTGAACGTCCGCGACGCCTCGCGCGAGGTATCCCTTCCGGACGGCTACGCCGACGCGCCCCTCACCGATGCCTCGACGGGGGCGTCTGTGGAGGGCGCGACGATGACCCTAGAGGGCTACGACTACCGCGTTCTCCGGCGGGCGACTGCGGAATGA
- a CDS encoding lysophospholipid acyltransferase family protein, with protein MRSVLTSIWVWFAIGTLIVLWVPVMLVARAVDRDPAHYYAGYTLRIMGRLFTYVNPFWDVTLEGAFPEDPRRPYVVVCNHFSQADPPIISRVPWEMKWVAKKQLFDLPVAGWLLHLSGDISVDRRRKKSRARVLTTARDYLEKRCSVMFFPEGTRSRDGRVQRFSDGAFRLAIEEGVPVLPLAIDGTHEALPKNSLWFKPNPEPIRVQVLEPVETDGCSPDQARALQRHVRARIAQQIADWRDADLDTVDGRSGTEAAAVRWIDEGPGAPAQSAGGASGEASVKPSSPPGASEPGR; from the coding sequence ATGCGTTCGGTGCTCACGTCCATCTGGGTGTGGTTCGCCATCGGTACCCTGATCGTCCTGTGGGTGCCCGTCATGCTCGTGGCCCGTGCCGTGGACCGCGACCCGGCGCACTACTACGCCGGGTATACCCTCCGCATCATGGGACGCCTGTTTACGTATGTGAACCCGTTCTGGGACGTCACCCTCGAAGGGGCGTTTCCGGAGGACCCGCGTCGTCCCTACGTCGTGGTGTGCAATCACTTCTCACAGGCCGATCCCCCCATCATCTCCCGTGTGCCCTGGGAGATGAAATGGGTGGCGAAGAAACAGCTCTTCGACCTGCCGGTGGCCGGGTGGCTGCTGCATCTGAGCGGGGACATTTCGGTCGACCGGCGGCGCAAGAAGAGCCGGGCCCGGGTGCTCACGACGGCCCGCGACTACCTTGAGAAGCGGTGCAGCGTCATGTTCTTCCCGGAGGGCACGCGCTCCCGCGACGGGCGGGTGCAGCGGTTCTCCGACGGGGCCTTCCGGCTCGCCATCGAGGAGGGGGTGCCGGTGTTGCCCCTCGCCATCGACGGCACCCACGAGGCCCTGCCAAAAAACTCCCTCTGGTTCAAGCCCAACCCGGAACCGATTCGCGTACAGGTGCTGGAGCCGGTCGAAACCGACGGGTGTTCGCCGGACCAGGCCCGGGCCCTGCAGCGACACGTGCGGGCCCGAATCGCGCAGCAGATTGCGGACTGGCGCGACGCCGATCTCGACACTGTCGATGGACGCAGCGGGACGGAAGCCGCCGCTGTCCGGTGGATCGACGAGGGCCCGGGGGCCCCTGCCCAATCCGCCGGCGGGGCCTCTGGTGAAGCGTCCGTCAAACCCTCCAGCCCACCCGGCGCGTCGGAACCGGGCCGCTAG
- a CDS encoding short chain dehydrogenase has product MDVLVVGGTGTIGSAVVDTLSPRHDVTAVGHTSGELQVDLADPESIDRLYDAVAPQDAVLSCAGEAAFGELLELTTDDFSRSLSNKLMGQVHLVRHGLDVVRDGGSFTLTSGVLSQEPMPGSAAISLVNAGVEGFVRAAALEAPRDIRVNVVSPPWVAETLDEMGEDPSDGLPAAAVAEAYRTSLEGDMTGETLDARALA; this is encoded by the coding sequence ATGGATGTTCTTGTCGTCGGCGGCACCGGCACCATCGGCAGCGCCGTCGTGGACACGCTCTCGCCCCGGCACGACGTAACGGCGGTGGGGCACACGAGCGGCGAGCTGCAGGTCGATCTGGCCGATCCCGAATCGATTGATCGGCTCTACGACGCCGTGGCCCCGCAGGACGCTGTGCTCTCGTGTGCAGGGGAGGCGGCCTTCGGCGAGCTTCTCGAGCTAACGACCGACGACTTTTCCCGCAGCCTGTCGAATAAGCTCATGGGACAAGTACACCTTGTCCGCCACGGGCTCGACGTGGTGCGCGACGGGGGGAGCTTTACCCTCACGAGCGGCGTGCTGAGTCAGGAGCCAATGCCGGGCAGCGCGGCCATCAGCCTCGTCAATGCTGGCGTCGAGGGGTTCGTGCGGGCGGCCGCCCTGGAGGCGCCGCGGGACATCCGGGTCAACGTGGTGAGCCCGCCCTGGGTGGCGGAGACACTCGATGAAATGGGCGAGGATCCCAGTGACGGCCTGCCGGCGGCGGCCGTGGCGGAGGCGTACCGGACGAGCCTGGAGGGCGACATGACGGGCGAGACCCTCGATGCGCGGGCCCTGGCGTAG